One Glycine max cultivar Williams 82 chromosome 3, Glycine_max_v4.0, whole genome shotgun sequence DNA window includes the following coding sequences:
- the LOC106798238 gene encoding uncharacterized protein, with protein sequence MEDMIRDLGQEGFLEAHAPYYEDLETDSKLPLYLGCTTFTRLSAVLALVNLKARFGWSDKSLTELLVLLKNMLPNDNKLPNSHYEAKKILCLVGLEYKKIHACRNDCVLYRKEFVELRNCPTYGVSRYKQNDGEYTDDVATSNPRPAKVCWYLPIIPRFKRLFATAHDASNLKWHAVDRINDGFLRHPADSPQWKTIDYLYPEFGAEPRNLQLGLASDGMNPFGNLSTNHSSWPVLLMIYNLPPSLCMKRKYIMLSMMISGPRQPGNDIDVYLTPLIEDMRKLWVDGVDVYDANQGETFRLHAMIFCTINDFPAYGNLSGYSVKGHQACPICEQNTSFIQLKHGKKTVYTRHRRFLKHYHPYRRLKKAFNGSQEAEEPLEPLAPHEVYDRVKDIVIVFGKTQRKDHANKNIWKKRSVFFDLPYWTNLHVRHCLDVMHVEKNVCDSLLGTLLNIKGKTKDGLKCRQDLVNMGIREQLHP encoded by the coding sequence ATGGAAGACATGATACGTGATCTTGGGCAAGAGGGATTTTTGGAAGCTCATGCACCCTATTATGAAGATTTGGAAACAGATTCCAAGTTACCGTTGTACTTGGGGTGCACAACCTTCACTCGGTTATCTGCAGTGCTAGCTTTGGTCAACTTGAAGGCtagatttgggtggagtgacaaaagtctGACTGAGTTGCTTGTCTTATTGAAGAATATGCTTCCCAATGATAACAAGTTACCAAATAGTCACTACGAGGCTAAGAAGATATTATGTCTTGTGGGTCTGGAGTAcaagaagattcatgcttgccgtAATGATTGTGTGTTGTACAGAAAAGAGTTTGTCGAATTGCGGAATTGCCCAACATATGGGGTATCACGATACAAACAAAATGACGGGGAATACACTGATGATGTAGCCACATCCAACCCTCGTCCAGCAAAGGTTTGTTGGTACCTTCCAATtataccaaggtttaagcgattgTTTGCTACTGCACACGATGCTTCTAACCTTAAATGGCATGCAGTTGACAGAATAAATGATGGGTTTCTCCGACATCCTGCTGATTCTCCACAGTGGAAGACAATTGATTACTTGTATCCTGAATTTGGAGCCGAACCAAGAAACCTTCAACTTGGTCTTGCTTCGGATGGCATGAATCCATTTGGTAACTTGTCCACTAATCATAGTTCATGGCCTGTGTTGCTaatgatttacaaccttcctCCTTCGTTATGCATGAAGCGCAAATACattatgttgtctatgatgatatcaggtccaagacagccaggaaacgATATTGATGTGTACCTTACTCCTTTGATTGAAGACATGCGCAAGTTGTGGGTAGACGGGGTTGATGTGTATGATGCAAATCAGGGTGAGACTTTTAGGTTGCATGCGATGATATTTTGCACCATCAATGACTTTCCAGCttatgggaatttgagtggatatagTGTGAAAGGTCACCAGGCTTGTCCTATTTGTGAGCAAAACACAAGTTTCATCCAACTTAAACATGGGAAGAAGACAGTTTATACACGGCATCGTaggtttttaaaacattatcaCCCCTATCGACGATTGAAGAAAGCATTTAATGGTAGCCAAGAGGCTGAAGAACCCCTAGAACCGTTAGCTCCCCATGAAGTGTATGATCGGGTGAAAGACATCGTAATTGTTTTTGGTAAGACACAGCGGAAGGATCATGCTAACAAGAAcatttggaagaaaaggtcagtgttctttgatcttccttATTGGACCAATCTACATGTTCGGCATTGTCTCGacgttatgcatgtggagaaaaatgtttgtgatagtTTACTTGGCACCCTTCTTAACATCAAAGGaaagacaaaggatggtttgaaaTGTCGACAAGATTTGGTCAATATGGGTATACGAGAACAGTTACATCCATAA